The Methylotuvimicrobium alcaliphilum 20Z genomic interval CTGCAAACATAATTCGACTTTCATCACTTTGGTGATATTTGTGTTCGCACTATCCTCTGACTGTTGTATTTTCTGCGGTGCCTCTGCTAATTTGTCCTCTGACTGCGTATATTTGTAATAGGTGTTGCGAGAAATACCTAGGATATCGCAAATTTCCTTAACGCTCCGACCTGGATCTTTCTTTAATGCCAGCGCGGCTTTACGTTTTTTTTCATCCACCCCTTTTGGCCTGCCACCTTTTCTGCCTCGTGCCCGTGCAGATGAAAGCCCGGCGTGGGTTCTCTCGCGGATGATGTCCCGCTCAAACTCGGCCAACGAAGCGAAAATATGAAAAATAAGCTTACCACCGGAAGTGGTTGTATCGATATTTTCTTGTAAGCTTTTGAATCCGACCTCTCTGGCAATAAGGTCACGTACCGTCTCCACCAAGTGCGGAAGAGAGCGTCCCAACCG includes:
- a CDS encoding recombinase family protein, coding for MFVGYARVSTADQNLDLQQDALLAAKCGRIFTDTASGAKAQRPGLIEALQCCRPGDTLVVWKLDRLGRSLPHLVETVRDLIAREVGFKSLQENIDTTTSGGKLIFHIFASLAEFERDIIRERTHAGLSSARARGRKGGRPKGVDEKKRKAALALKKDPGRSVKEICDILGISRNTYYKYTQSEDKLAEAPQKIQQSEDSANTNITKVMKVELCLQIENNSKFVRGKGKVRNEIEQFILKPVCYGKIG